The Streptomyces sp. NBC_00344 genome includes a window with the following:
- a CDS encoding L-idonate 5-dehydrogenase, translating to MRGCVIHGAGDLRVDELPEPVAGPGQAVVAVRYGGVCGSDLHYWRHGGVGDFLLREPMVLGHEIVGTVHSYGAGADGPAAGTPVAVHPATPCARCPECLDGRAHVCRDTRYLGSAARMPHVQGGFASRVAVPAAQLRALPEGLALRRAALAEPLSVALHAVRRAGPVLDRHVLVTGAGPIGCLVVAALRAAGAAAVTVTDLLPRALRFASAAGATTLVRADDPADPGRPDEVDVAIEASGSAGGLDTCLHSIRRGGVVVQLGMLPPGRSPFAGNLVVSREIELRGALRFDTEFDEAIALLGREASFDALVSAVVPVERAGEAFALAQDRGQSCKVLLDFGT from the coding sequence ATGCGCGGATGTGTGATCCACGGAGCCGGCGACCTCCGGGTGGACGAGCTGCCCGAGCCGGTGGCGGGACCCGGACAGGCCGTCGTGGCGGTGCGGTACGGCGGGGTGTGCGGATCCGATCTGCACTACTGGCGCCACGGCGGCGTCGGTGACTTCCTGCTCCGCGAGCCGATGGTGCTCGGGCACGAGATCGTCGGCACGGTCCACTCGTACGGCGCGGGGGCGGACGGCCCCGCTGCCGGCACCCCGGTGGCGGTGCATCCGGCGACCCCGTGCGCGCGTTGCCCCGAGTGTCTGGACGGCCGTGCCCATGTCTGCCGGGACACCCGCTATCTGGGCAGCGCGGCCCGTATGCCGCACGTCCAGGGCGGCTTCGCCTCCCGGGTGGCCGTGCCCGCGGCCCAGCTGAGGGCCCTCCCCGAAGGGCTTGCTCTGCGCAGGGCCGCACTCGCCGAACCGCTGTCGGTGGCCCTGCACGCGGTCCGCAGGGCAGGGCCGGTCCTGGACAGGCATGTACTGGTCACCGGGGCGGGGCCGATCGGCTGTCTGGTGGTCGCCGCTCTGAGGGCGGCCGGTGCGGCGGCCGTGACCGTCACCGATCTGCTCCCGCGGGCCCTCAGGTTCGCGTCGGCCGCCGGTGCGACCACGCTGGTGCGCGCGGACGATCCTGCGGACCCCGGCCGGCCGGACGAGGTGGACGTGGCGATCGAGGCGTCCGGTTCGGCCGGCGGCCTCGACACCTGTCTGCACTCCATCCGGCGTGGCGGTGTGGTGGTGCAGCTCGGCATGCTGCCCCCGGGCAGGAGCCCGTTCGCCGGGAACCTGGTGGTGAGCCGCGAGATCGAGCTGCGGGGAGCGCTGCGCTTCGACACGGAGTTCGACGAGGCCATCGCGCTGCTCGGCCGGGAGGCGTCATTCGACGCCCTGGTCAGCGCGGTGGTGCCGGTGGAGCGGGCCGGCGAGGCCTTCGCACTGGCCCAGGACCGGGGGCAGTCGTGCAAGGTGCTGCTCGACTTCGGAACCTGA
- a CDS encoding APC family permease, protein MSTGSSSTSEISEIRTFKGQEQALRAGRLGTAGLLLSVLAASAPLMVVAGVMPTIFGLMGIVGQPILYVILAVVLALFSVGYAEMSRHVHNAGAFYAYIARGLGATAGASASFVALVAYSAMQVGIYGIFGFEVSNLFATYLSTQLAWWIPALVSVAVVGVLSWLKIDLNAKVLGVLLLIECVLVVVFDVAAVADPAKEGISLHAFNPDTLTGAGFGTALCFCIAAFVGFEQAPVYAEETSRPQIVVRRVMFLAIGFVALFFAISSWALTLAAGPSAINAQAGKLGPGLLFGLSEGILGKSFTDVLHVLFVTGMFAAMLSFHNVVARYAFAMGREGLLPAAFGRTNKSSGAPGTGSLLQTVISLVVVIAFAVTDHHPAGDPTAPVLHLFTWMGNIGALGIILLMAAASVAVIAFFTGRGAGRSQAWRLIASGLACLALLTIAVLTVKDFDVLVGAGPGSVLSWLLPGIIGLTLAGGLVYGLVLRSARPDVHARIGLGNEAFQLDKAAEAQAANI, encoded by the coding sequence ATGTCGACGGGCAGTTCGAGCACGAGCGAGATCAGCGAGATCAGAACGTTCAAGGGTCAGGAACAGGCGCTGCGGGCGGGGCGGTTGGGGACGGCGGGGCTGTTGCTCTCCGTGCTCGCGGCGAGTGCGCCACTGATGGTCGTCGCGGGTGTCATGCCCACGATCTTCGGGCTGATGGGAATCGTCGGACAGCCGATCCTGTACGTCATCCTGGCCGTCGTGCTCGCGCTCTTCAGCGTCGGTTACGCCGAGATGAGCAGGCATGTCCACAACGCGGGCGCCTTCTACGCCTACATAGCCCGCGGACTCGGCGCGACCGCAGGGGCGAGCGCCTCCTTCGTCGCGCTGGTCGCCTACAGCGCCATGCAGGTCGGCATCTACGGCATCTTCGGCTTCGAGGTGTCCAATCTCTTCGCCACCTATCTGAGCACTCAACTCGCCTGGTGGATACCGGCGCTGGTGTCGGTCGCGGTGGTCGGCGTGCTCTCCTGGCTGAAGATCGACCTGAACGCCAAGGTGCTCGGTGTGCTGCTGCTCATCGAGTGTGTTCTGGTGGTCGTCTTCGATGTGGCCGCGGTCGCCGACCCCGCCAAGGAGGGGATCTCGCTGCACGCCTTCAACCCCGACACGCTCACCGGGGCGGGCTTCGGCACGGCGCTCTGCTTCTGCATCGCCGCGTTCGTGGGATTCGAACAGGCGCCGGTGTACGCCGAGGAGACCAGCCGTCCGCAGATCGTCGTCCGCCGGGTCATGTTCCTGGCCATCGGATTCGTGGCACTGTTCTTCGCGATCAGCTCCTGGGCGCTGACCCTCGCTGCCGGGCCGTCCGCGATCAACGCGCAGGCCGGAAAGCTCGGCCCGGGACTTCTGTTCGGGCTCAGCGAGGGAATTCTCGGCAAGTCCTTCACCGACGTCCTCCATGTCCTCTTCGTGACCGGCATGTTCGCGGCGATGCTGAGCTTCCACAACGTCGTCGCCCGGTACGCCTTCGCGATGGGCCGCGAAGGCCTGCTGCCCGCCGCGTTCGGACGTACGAACAAGTCCAGCGGTGCACCGGGGACCGGATCGCTGCTGCAGACCGTGATCTCCCTGGTCGTGGTCATCGCCTTCGCGGTGACCGACCACCATCCGGCCGGTGACCCGACAGCGCCCGTGCTGCACCTCTTCACCTGGATGGGCAACATCGGCGCCCTCGGCATCATCCTGCTGATGGCCGCGGCGTCCGTCGCCGTCATCGCCTTCTTCACGGGGCGCGGCGCGGGCCGTTCGCAGGCCTGGCGGCTGATCGCCTCGGGCCTGGCCTGCCTGGCCCTGCTGACCATCGCCGTTCTCACCGTCAAGGACTTCGATGTCCTGGTCGGCGCGGGCCCCGGCTCCGTCCTGAGCTGGCTGCTGCCCGGCATCATCGGCCTGACGCTGGCCGGCGGCCTGGTGTACGGCCTGGTGCTGCGCTCGGCGAGGCCGGATGTGCATGCCCGGATCGGGCTCGGCAACGAGGCCTTCCAGCTCGACAAGGCCGCGGAGGCGCAGGCAGCGAACATATGA
- a CDS encoding molybdopterin-dependent oxidoreductase has protein sequence MNAEHPDPEGSGREDPGAPPPDLDGSPVGRRLVLGMLGLGAAGLVTAPYIQRGVDAALGAVAGKDPTGLTGLLPNGGGFRYYSVTSSVPHKGTGSYRLSVDGLVDRPTTYTLDALRGLPQTRLVRDVQCVTGWRVPGTPFEGVRLSRLLDAAGVRKGAGAIRFTCFDGAYSESLTLDQARRADVLVALKMQDRPVSHNHGGPVRLYVAPMYFYKSAKWLSGITVTKGVEPGYWEERGYDIDAWVGKSNGRDDHPTA, from the coding sequence GTGAACGCAGAACACCCCGATCCTGAAGGGTCCGGCCGCGAGGATCCCGGCGCCCCGCCGCCGGACCTGGACGGATCCCCCGTCGGCCGCCGCCTGGTACTTGGCATGCTCGGCCTCGGCGCAGCGGGGCTGGTCACCGCGCCGTACATCCAGCGCGGAGTGGACGCCGCGCTGGGAGCGGTGGCGGGCAAGGACCCCACCGGGCTCACCGGCCTGCTGCCCAACGGCGGCGGATTCCGTTACTACTCGGTCACCTCGTCCGTACCGCACAAGGGCACCGGCTCCTACCGGCTGTCCGTCGACGGGCTGGTGGACAGGCCCACCACCTACACCCTCGACGCGCTGCGCGGGCTCCCGCAGACCCGCCTGGTCCGGGATGTGCAGTGTGTCACAGGATGGCGCGTCCCCGGCACCCCCTTCGAGGGGGTGAGGCTCTCCCGGCTGCTGGACGCTGCGGGGGTGCGCAAGGGTGCGGGCGCGATCCGGTTCACCTGCTTCGACGGCGCGTACAGCGAGAGCCTCACACTCGACCAGGCGCGCCGGGCGGACGTACTGGTGGCTCTGAAGATGCAGGACAGACCGGTCAGCCACAACCACGGCGGTCCCGTCCGCCTCTACGTCGCCCCCATGTACTTCTACAAGTCGGCGAAATGGCTTTCCGGTATCACCGTCACCAAGGGTGTGGAACCGGGGTACTGGGAGGAGCGCGGCTATGACATCGACGCCTGGGTCGGCAAGTCCAACGGACGCGACGACCACCCCACGGCCTGA
- a CDS encoding cytochrome b/b6 domain-containing protein, protein MTSTPGSASPTDATTTPRPDLHRFTRSVRWAHRSTAGLMLVCIASAACLYVPQFAELVGRRFLVVTVHEWSGLLLPVPVLLGLVSRALRADLGRLNRFASYDRAWLRSALRRDGSPRTAGKFNGGQKIYAGWIAGASLVMLGTGLLMWFTHLTPLVWRTSATFIHDWLSLAVGVVIAGHVGMALGDPEARRGMRTGQVRRGWAEREHPLWLDED, encoded by the coding sequence ATGACATCGACGCCTGGGTCGGCAAGTCCAACGGACGCGACGACCACCCCACGGCCTGACCTGCACCGCTTCACCCGCTCCGTGCGGTGGGCGCACCGCTCGACAGCCGGTCTGATGCTGGTGTGCATCGCGTCGGCGGCCTGTCTGTACGTACCCCAGTTCGCGGAGCTGGTCGGCCGCCGCTTCCTGGTGGTCACCGTGCACGAGTGGTCGGGCCTGCTGCTCCCCGTGCCGGTCCTGCTCGGCCTGGTGTCCCGGGCGCTGCGGGCCGATCTGGGACGGCTGAACCGCTTCGCCTCCTACGACCGCGCCTGGCTCCGCTCGGCTCTGCGCAGGGACGGCTCACCGCGCACCGCGGGCAAGTTCAACGGTGGTCAGAAGATCTACGCCGGCTGGATCGCGGGGGCGTCGCTTGTGATGCTCGGCACCGGCCTGCTGATGTGGTTCACCCATCTGACACCGCTGGTGTGGCGGACCAGCGCCACCTTCATCCACGACTGGCTGTCCCTGGCGGTCGGCGTGGTGATCGCCGGACATGTGGGAATGGCTCTCGGAGATCCCGAGGCGCGCAGGGGGATGCGGACCGGTCAGGTGCGGCGGGGGTGGGCCGAGCGCGAGCATCCACTGTGGCTCGACGAGGACTGA
- a CDS encoding GntT/GntP/DsdX family permease, translated as MSSLSVEILAADVEPISSAGHAQLGIAVLAGIAVIVLLITKFKLHAFLSLTIGSLVLGAVAGAPLDKVITSFTTGLGTTTASVGVLIALGAILGRLLADSGGADRIVDTILARASRRMMPWAMVLIAAIVGLPLFFEIGIVLLIPVVLLVAKRGNFSLMRIGIPALAGLSVMHGLIPPHPGPLVAVAAVHANLGLTLALGVLVAIPTVIIAGPVFSRYAARWVDIQAPDRMIPERPSDELGKLPSFAATVSTVLLPVVLMLAKALVDVVVDDPADTVQRVFDVIGSPLIALLAAVIVAMFTLGRAAGFTKGRMATTTEKSLAPIAGVLLIVGAGGGFKQTLIDSGVGQMVLDISKDWSIPALLLAWLIAVVIRLTTGSATVATVSAAGLVAPLAADMSSAHVALLVLAIGAGSLFFSHVNDAGFWLVKEYFGMTVGQTLKTWSVMETLISVVSMIFVLLLSLVI; from the coding sequence GTGTCCAGTCTCAGCGTCGAGATCCTGGCAGCGGACGTCGAGCCGATATCCTCGGCCGGCCATGCGCAGCTGGGGATCGCCGTCCTCGCAGGCATCGCCGTCATCGTCCTGCTCATCACGAAGTTCAAGCTGCACGCCTTCCTGTCCCTGACCATCGGGTCGCTGGTGCTGGGGGCCGTGGCCGGCGCACCGCTCGACAAGGTCATCACCAGCTTCACCACGGGTCTCGGTACCACCACGGCGAGCGTCGGTGTGCTGATCGCGCTCGGCGCGATCCTCGGCCGGCTGCTCGCCGACTCCGGGGGCGCCGACCGGATCGTCGACACCATCCTCGCCCGGGCCAGCCGGCGGATGATGCCCTGGGCGATGGTGCTGATCGCTGCCATCGTCGGACTGCCGCTCTTCTTCGAGATCGGCATCGTGCTGCTGATTCCGGTGGTGCTGCTGGTCGCCAAGCGCGGCAATTTCTCGCTGATGCGGATCGGTATCCCCGCACTCGCCGGCCTCTCCGTGATGCACGGTCTGATACCACCGCACCCCGGCCCGCTGGTGGCCGTCGCCGCCGTCCACGCCAATCTGGGGCTCACGCTCGCCCTCGGTGTGCTCGTGGCCATCCCGACCGTGATCATCGCGGGCCCCGTCTTCTCCCGGTACGCGGCCCGCTGGGTGGACATCCAGGCCCCCGACCGGATGATTCCGGAGCGCCCGTCCGACGAGCTCGGGAAGCTGCCCAGCTTCGCCGCCACCGTGTCCACCGTGTTGCTGCCCGTCGTGCTGATGCTGGCCAAGGCGCTCGTCGACGTCGTGGTGGACGACCCCGCGGACACCGTCCAGCGTGTCTTCGACGTCATCGGTTCGCCCCTGATCGCCCTGCTGGCCGCTGTGATCGTGGCCATGTTCACGCTGGGCCGCGCCGCCGGCTTCACCAAGGGCCGGATGGCGACGACCACCGAGAAGTCACTCGCCCCGATCGCCGGCGTGCTGCTGATCGTCGGGGCCGGCGGCGGCTTCAAGCAGACCCTGATCGACTCCGGTGTGGGCCAGATGGTTCTGGACATCTCCAAGGACTGGTCGATTCCCGCGCTGCTGCTGGCCTGGCTGATAGCCGTGGTGATACGCCTGACGACCGGCTCGGCAACCGTGGCGACGGTCTCGGCGGCCGGTCTGGTCGCCCCGCTCGCCGCCGACATGTCCAGCGCGCATGTGGCGCTGCTGGTCCTCGCCATCGGCGCGGGTTCGCTCTTCTTCAGCCATGTCAATGACGCGGGCTTCTGGCTGGTGAAGGAGTACTTCGGAATGACGGTCGGGCAGACGCTCAAGACCTGGTCGGTGATGGAGACCCTGATCTCGGTCGTCTCGATGATCTTCGTCCTGCTGCTGTCCCTCGTCATCTAG
- a CDS encoding gluconokinase, with translation MSTPRVVVLMGVAGTGKTTIGPLLAEALGVPYAEGDDFHPPANIAKMSAGTPLDDADRLPWLDAIGQWAHSRAGLGGVVSSSALKRAYRDRLRGEAPGAVFLHLTGDRALIEQRMKERKGHFMPTALLDSQFAALQPLGDDEAGVAVDISGTPQEITERAVAALRRLGD, from the coding sequence ATGAGCACCCCCCGAGTCGTCGTCCTGATGGGCGTCGCAGGGACCGGCAAGACCACGATCGGTCCACTGCTGGCCGAAGCGCTGGGCGTTCCGTACGCCGAGGGCGACGACTTCCACCCCCCGGCGAACATCGCCAAGATGTCCGCCGGCACGCCCCTCGACGACGCGGACCGTCTGCCCTGGCTCGACGCCATAGGGCAGTGGGCGCACAGCCGTGCGGGGCTCGGCGGGGTGGTCAGCAGCTCGGCGCTCAAGCGCGCCTATCGCGACCGGCTGCGGGGCGAGGCCCCCGGTGCCGTCTTTCTGCATCTGACCGGTGACCGCGCGCTGATCGAACAGCGGATGAAGGAACGCAAGGGCCATTTCATGCCCACCGCACTGCTGGATTCGCAGTTCGCGGCGCTCCAGCCGCTGGGTGACGACGAGGCGGGCGTCGCCGTCGACATCTCCGGAACCCCACAAGAGATCACCGAGCGGGCCGTGGCAGCGCTGCGCCGGCTCGGCGACTAG
- a CDS encoding SDR family oxidoreductase, with protein MTHPLFDVSGRTALVTGSSRGIGLDLARGLLEAGCTVVINGRDEDRLKTAAGELADAGGTVRTAVFDVTDGPSVAAGVAEAEEQAGPLDILVNNAGMQLRAPLLEFTESDWHRIVNTNLTSAFLVGREAARRMTGRGHGKIINICSLQSEVVRPGIAPYAATKGALKMLTKGMCADWGPYGIQVNGLGPGYIDTELTRPLVEDEEFSSWVRGRTPAGRWGTTGDLVGGVLFLASPASDFVSGQILYVDGGMTSVL; from the coding sequence ATGACACATCCGTTGTTCGACGTCAGCGGCCGCACCGCGCTGGTCACCGGATCCAGCCGTGGCATCGGGCTCGACCTCGCCCGGGGGCTGCTCGAAGCGGGCTGCACGGTCGTGATCAACGGCCGTGACGAGGACCGGCTGAAGACCGCTGCCGGGGAACTGGCGGACGCCGGAGGCACGGTGCGTACCGCGGTCTTCGATGTCACCGACGGGCCCTCCGTCGCCGCCGGCGTCGCCGAGGCCGAGGAGCAGGCGGGACCGCTCGACATCCTGGTCAACAACGCGGGCATGCAACTGCGCGCACCCCTGCTGGAATTCACCGAATCCGACTGGCACCGGATCGTGAACACCAATCTCACCAGTGCCTTTCTGGTGGGCCGCGAGGCGGCCCGGCGGATGACCGGGCGCGGGCACGGAAAGATCATCAACATCTGCTCACTGCAGAGCGAGGTGGTACGCCCGGGCATCGCCCCCTACGCCGCCACCAAGGGCGCGCTGAAGATGCTCACCAAGGGCATGTGCGCCGACTGGGGGCCGTACGGCATCCAGGTCAACGGCCTCGGCCCCGGGTACATCGACACCGAGCTGACCCGGCCGCTGGTGGAGGACGAGGAGTTCAGCTCCTGGGTGCGCGGCAGGACCCCGGCCGGACGCTGGGGAACCACCGGGGACCTGGTGGGCGGCGTACTCTTTCTCGCCTCCCCCGCCTCCGACTTCGTGAGCGGCCAGATTCTGTATGTCGACGGCGGAATGACGAGTGTGCTGTGA